In Roseisolibacter agri, one genomic interval encodes:
- a CDS encoding S8 family peptidase → MRTTAALRADSRLALAAAASAALVLNGCADPSAVAAPRASAAPAAADRPTLDRDGAPGLERVTLHVMFRRGLDDVPGRAARLADRHGGSARHVWPNLGGLALELPAHAAAAVLQRLAEDPDVETASPEVTFRTTTEQLGPTWGLDRIDERDRPMDGRYVYQRQGAGVHVYVMDTGILATHTEFGSRVGTGATFIFDGRTARTDCNGHGTHVASTVGGTTWGVAKMVMLHPIRVLGCDGTSVGASVMNGLEWILANGVRQYSIVNMSLGGGASSSLDAAVRNLVDAGFFVVVAAGNDNADACTVSPAREPKAYTVAASTSLDRRRLTSNFGPCVDIFAPGQMIVGASPASTTARDTLSGTSMAAPHVAGAAALLLSKGGSAYMPILGALLSGNASMGKITEAGAGSPNRLLYMGFID, encoded by the coding sequence ATGCGTACCACCGCCGCCCTTCGCGCCGACTCCCGCCTCGCCCTGGCCGCCGCCGCGTCGGCTGCCCTCGTCCTCAACGGCTGCGCCGATCCCAGCGCCGTCGCCGCCCCGCGCGCCTCCGCCGCGCCGGCCGCGGCCGACCGTCCGACGCTCGACCGCGACGGCGCGCCGGGGCTGGAGCGCGTCACCCTCCACGTCATGTTCAGGCGGGGGCTCGACGACGTGCCGGGCCGCGCCGCGCGGCTGGCCGATCGGCATGGGGGGAGCGCGCGTCACGTCTGGCCGAACCTGGGCGGCCTCGCGCTCGAGCTGCCCGCGCACGCCGCGGCCGCGGTGCTGCAGCGGCTGGCCGAGGATCCGGACGTCGAGACGGCGTCGCCCGAGGTCACCTTCCGGACGACGACGGAGCAGCTCGGCCCGACGTGGGGGCTGGACCGCATCGACGAGCGCGATCGGCCGATGGACGGGCGCTACGTGTACCAGCGGCAGGGCGCCGGCGTGCACGTCTACGTGATGGACACCGGCATCCTCGCGACGCACACCGAGTTCGGGAGCCGGGTCGGCACGGGCGCCACGTTCATCTTCGACGGGCGCACGGCGCGCACCGACTGCAACGGCCACGGGACGCACGTCGCCAGCACGGTCGGCGGCACGACCTGGGGCGTCGCGAAGATGGTCATGCTGCACCCGATCCGCGTGCTCGGCTGCGACGGCACGAGCGTCGGCGCGAGCGTGATGAACGGCCTCGAATGGATCCTCGCGAACGGCGTGCGGCAGTACAGCATCGTCAACATGAGCCTCGGCGGCGGCGCCAGCTCGTCGCTCGACGCGGCCGTGCGGAACCTCGTCGACGCCGGCTTCTTCGTGGTCGTGGCGGCGGGCAACGACAACGCGGACGCCTGCACGGTGTCGCCGGCCCGCGAGCCGAAGGCCTACACGGTCGCCGCCAGCACGAGCCTCGACCGGCGCCGGCTGACGTCGAACTTCGGGCCGTGCGTCGACATCTTCGCCCCCGGCCAGATGATCGTCGGCGCGAGCCCGGCCAGCACGACGGCGCGCGACACGCTGAGCGGCACGTCGATGGCCGCGCCGCACGTCGCCGGCGCCGCGGCGCTCCTGCTCTCGAAGGGGGGCTCGGCCTACATGCCCATCCTCGGCGCGCTGCTGTCGGGCAACGCGAGCATGGGCAAGATCACGGAGGCGGGCGCGGGCTCGCCGAACCGGCTCCTCTACATGGGCTTCATCGACTGA
- a CDS encoding MDR family MFS transporter, with product MSQPLATTPAPAAAALPDAPAPLAHRQVLVAFSGLVLVMLLAALDSTIVSTALPTIVSELGGLERLAWVVTAYLLAQTVVTPIYGKLGDLYGRKIVLQSAVVIFLVGSALCGLSQSMLQLVAFRALQGIGGGGLNVTTQAIVGDIVPPRERGRYQGIFGAVFGLASIAGPLLGGYFTTHLSWRWIFYVNLPVGVAALVVLAAVLPGSLRRVRHAIDYAGAALLAVALSSLTLIADLGGTTLGWTSAPMLALYAAAALGLVAFVTVERRAPEPVLPPRLFGQRTFVVATTVGLIVGFALFGSVTYFPLFLQVVKGESPTSSGLHMLPMMGGMLATSIVSGQVISRTGSYRLFPIAGTGVMTLGLFLLSRLDAGSSTTTASLLMLVLGTGLGMVMQVLVIAVQNAVDYRDLGVATSGATLFRLIGGSLGTAILGAVFAGRLDAHLARVLPPGTEAEGARALSASAIAALPPALRDAYAGAFVASLNTLFLVAAVTCAFAFALAWLLPERPLRTTVGASAGDAGEQAGEAFGRPSDEDAVVARLQAALARLADRDVQRVHIERMVQRAGDTLSALAAWLLVRAARTPAEDPVAIARGRQVDDARTFAALEELRGRGLVTFAGAPAPGMSAPHVTDAGCALLERLEEARHAHLAELAADWHPERNADLATLLVEAARGLAPADINRRSRAWS from the coding sequence ATGTCCCAGCCGCTCGCGACGACCCCGGCGCCCGCCGCCGCCGCGCTCCCCGACGCGCCGGCGCCGCTGGCGCACCGCCAGGTGCTGGTGGCGTTCAGCGGCCTCGTGCTGGTGATGCTGCTCGCCGCCCTCGACTCGACCATCGTCTCCACCGCGCTGCCGACGATCGTCAGCGAGCTCGGTGGCCTGGAGCGGCTGGCGTGGGTGGTGACCGCCTACCTGCTGGCGCAGACGGTCGTCACGCCCATCTACGGCAAGCTCGGCGACCTGTACGGCCGCAAGATCGTGCTGCAGTCGGCCGTCGTGATCTTCCTCGTCGGCTCGGCGCTCTGCGGGCTGAGTCAGAGCATGCTGCAGCTGGTGGCCTTCCGCGCGCTGCAGGGGATCGGCGGCGGAGGGCTCAACGTCACGACGCAGGCGATCGTCGGCGACATCGTCCCGCCGCGCGAGCGCGGGCGCTACCAGGGGATCTTCGGCGCCGTGTTCGGGCTGGCGAGCATCGCGGGCCCGCTGCTCGGCGGCTACTTCACGACGCACCTCTCGTGGCGCTGGATCTTCTACGTCAACCTGCCGGTCGGCGTCGCGGCGCTCGTCGTGCTGGCCGCGGTGCTGCCCGGGAGCCTGCGCCGCGTGCGGCATGCGATCGACTACGCGGGCGCGGCGCTGCTCGCGGTCGCGCTCAGCAGCCTCACGCTCATCGCCGACCTCGGAGGCACGACGCTCGGCTGGACGTCGGCGCCGATGCTCGCGCTGTACGCCGCCGCGGCGCTCGGCCTGGTCGCGTTCGTGACCGTGGAGCGCCGGGCGCCCGAGCCCGTGCTGCCGCCGCGCCTGTTCGGGCAGCGGACGTTCGTGGTCGCGACGACGGTGGGCCTCATCGTCGGCTTCGCGCTCTTCGGCTCGGTGACGTACTTCCCGCTCTTCCTGCAGGTCGTGAAGGGGGAGAGCCCGACGTCGTCCGGGCTGCACATGCTGCCGATGATGGGCGGCATGCTCGCGACGTCCATCGTCTCGGGGCAGGTCATCAGCCGCACGGGGAGCTACCGCCTCTTCCCGATCGCGGGCACGGGCGTGATGACGCTCGGGCTCTTCCTGCTCTCGCGCCTCGACGCGGGCAGCAGCACGACGACGGCGTCGCTGCTGATGCTCGTGCTGGGCACGGGGCTCGGGATGGTGATGCAGGTGCTGGTGATCGCGGTGCAGAACGCCGTGGACTACCGCGACCTGGGCGTCGCGACGTCCGGCGCCACGCTCTTCCGGCTCATCGGCGGCTCGCTCGGCACCGCGATCCTGGGCGCGGTGTTCGCCGGCCGCCTCGACGCGCACCTGGCGCGCGTGCTGCCGCCCGGCACGGAGGCCGAGGGGGCGCGGGCGCTGAGCGCGAGCGCGATCGCGGCGCTGCCGCCCGCGCTGCGCGACGCGTACGCGGGCGCCTTCGTGGCATCGCTGAACACGCTGTTCCTGGTCGCGGCGGTCACGTGCGCGTTCGCGTTCGCGCTCGCGTGGCTCCTGCCGGAGCGGCCGCTGCGCACGACGGTCGGCGCGAGCGCGGGCGACGCGGGCGAGCAGGCGGGCGAGGCGTTCGGGCGGCCGTCGGACGAGGACGCGGTCGTGGCGCGGCTGCAGGCGGCGCTGGCGCGCCTCGCCGACCGCGACGTGCAGCGGGTGCACATCGAGCGCATGGTGCAGCGGGCGGGCGACACGCTGAGCGCGCTCGCGGCCTGGCTGCTGGTGCGCGCCGCGCGCACGCCGGCCGAGGATCCGGTCGCGATCGCGCGCGGACGGCAGGTGGACGACGCGCGCACCTTCGCGGCGCTGGAGGAGCTGCGCGGGCGGGGGCTGGTGACCTTCGCCGGCGCGCCGGCTCCGGGCATGAGCGCACCCCACGTCACCGACGCGGGCTGCGCGCTGCTGGAGCGCCTGGAGGAGGCGCGCCACGCGCACCTGGCCGAGCTGGCGGCGGACTGGCACCCGGAGCGCAACGCCGACCTGGCCACGCTGCTGGTGGAGGCCGCGCGCGGCCTCGCGCCCGCTGACATCAACCGACGGAGCAGGGCATGGAGCTGA
- a CDS encoding SDR family oxidoreductase, with the protein MELSGNTVLVTGGASGIGLAVARRFLEAGSRVAICGRREAALREAAAAHPGLVTRACDLAREEDRVGLVEWALDALPGLNVLVNNAGIQRRFRLAEPEAWAETRQELAINLDAPVHLTLLLLAHLKAQPRAAIVNVTSGLSFVPMASAPVYGATKAALHSFTLALRHQLADDAPHGPQVIEIIPPAVNTDLGGAGLHTFGAPLDAFADAVMARLAAGETEIAYGTAEDRARAAHAAFDEAFARINGRPPG; encoded by the coding sequence ATGGAGCTGAGCGGCAACACGGTGCTCGTCACCGGCGGCGCGTCGGGGATCGGGCTGGCGGTGGCGCGCCGCTTCCTGGAGGCGGGGAGCCGCGTCGCGATCTGCGGGCGGCGCGAGGCCGCGCTGCGCGAGGCGGCGGCCGCACATCCGGGGCTCGTGACGCGCGCGTGCGACCTGGCGCGCGAGGAGGATCGCGTGGGCCTCGTGGAATGGGCGCTGGACGCGCTGCCCGGGCTCAACGTGCTGGTGAACAACGCGGGCATCCAGCGCCGCTTCCGACTGGCCGAGCCCGAGGCGTGGGCGGAGACGCGGCAGGAGCTGGCGATCAACCTCGATGCGCCCGTGCACCTCACGCTGCTGCTGCTCGCGCACCTGAAGGCGCAGCCGCGGGCGGCGATCGTGAACGTGACCTCGGGGCTCTCGTTCGTCCCGATGGCGAGCGCGCCCGTGTACGGTGCGACCAAGGCGGCGCTGCACTCGTTCACGCTCGCGCTGCGGCACCAGCTGGCGGACGACGCGCCGCACGGCCCGCAGGTGATCGAGATCATCCCACCGGCGGTGAACACGGACCTCGGCGGCGCCGGATTGCACACGTTCGGCGCGCCGCTCGACGCGTTCGCGGACGCGGTGATGGCGCGGCTGGCGGCCGGCGAGACGGAGATCGCCTACGGCACGGCGGAGGACCGCGCCCGCGCCGCGCACGCGGCGTTCGACGAGGCGTTCGCGCGCATCAACGGTCGGCCGCCCGGCTGA
- a CDS encoding MGH1-like glycoside hydrolase domain-containing protein encodes MRTAEDDRLDEDAQRVRNWKRWGPYLPARQWATVREDYSPDGKCWEYFPHDHARSRAYRWGEDGLLGFCDRQCRLCFGLALWNERDPILKERLFGLTGPEGNHGEDVKECYWYLDATPTHAYMRALYKYPQHAFPYTELVRENARRGRHEPEYELADTGAFDESRYWDVQVEYAKAGPDDLAIRITAANRGPDAATLHLLPTLWFRNTWAWGRTGEGYWPRPGLRATAPGIVTTDHASLGRHVLAVGAGPDGAAPALLFTENETNTARLFGVPNATPWVKDAFHAYVVHGDRDAVNPSRTGTKCAAHHVLHVAAGGEATVRLRLRGDGDTDAGDVDAFVDATCDARRVEANAFHAARAPAAATDEERRVQRQAYAGLLWSKQFFHLAVGEWLEGDPAHPAPAAERRRVRNGDWGHLYNRDVLMVPDTWEYPWYAAWDLAFHTVAVGGVDVALAKEQLLLLLREWYMHPNGQVPAYEFAFGDVNPPVHAWACWRVYKMSGPRGARDRGFLERAFHKLLINFTWWVNRKDEEGNHLFSGGFLGLDNIGVFDRSKPLPLMGRLEQADGTAWMAFYCSTMLAIALELAQENPAYEDVASKCFEHFVAIADAMNTFGQDGLWDERDGFYYDEIHVGSTEIPLRLRSMVGVIPLFACEILDDALMERLPRFARRTNWFLANRPALARHVSSMAPVGASAHPLRLLAIAPRERLVRVLRYLLDEDEFLSPYGVRSLSRFHAAHPFVLQAGGQEHRVEYAPGESPTGLFGGNSNWRGPVWMPMNYLLIEALERYHHFFGDDLTVECPTGSGRYLTLLEVARELGRRLTSLFLPDASGVRPALAADRRFAQDPHWRDLVLFHEYFHGDDGRGLGASHQTGWTALVARLVADVAAAREGEEMRHTTMWPTAHPPRAAVSRAADR; translated from the coding sequence GTGAGGACCGCCGAGGACGACCGACTGGACGAGGACGCGCAGCGCGTCCGCAACTGGAAGCGGTGGGGGCCGTACCTCCCCGCGCGGCAGTGGGCGACCGTGCGCGAGGACTACTCGCCCGACGGCAAGTGCTGGGAGTACTTCCCGCACGACCACGCGCGCAGCCGCGCCTACCGCTGGGGCGAGGACGGGCTGCTGGGCTTCTGCGACCGGCAGTGCCGCCTCTGCTTCGGGCTCGCCCTGTGGAACGAGCGCGACCCGATCCTCAAGGAGCGGCTGTTCGGCCTCACGGGCCCCGAGGGGAACCACGGCGAGGACGTGAAGGAGTGCTACTGGTACCTCGACGCGACGCCGACGCACGCGTACATGCGCGCGCTCTACAAGTACCCGCAGCACGCGTTCCCGTACACGGAGCTCGTGCGGGAGAACGCGCGGCGCGGGCGGCACGAGCCGGAGTACGAGCTGGCCGACACCGGCGCCTTCGACGAGAGCCGCTACTGGGACGTGCAGGTCGAGTACGCGAAGGCGGGCCCCGACGACCTGGCGATCCGGATCACGGCGGCGAACCGTGGCCCCGACGCCGCGACGCTGCACCTGCTGCCCACGCTCTGGTTCCGCAACACGTGGGCGTGGGGCCGCACGGGCGAGGGCTACTGGCCGCGGCCCGGGCTGCGCGCGACCGCTCCAGGGATCGTCACGACGGACCACGCGTCGCTCGGCCGCCACGTGCTGGCGGTGGGCGCGGGACCCGACGGCGCCGCCCCCGCGCTGCTCTTCACCGAGAACGAGACCAACACCGCGCGGCTGTTCGGCGTGCCGAACGCGACGCCGTGGGTGAAGGACGCGTTCCACGCGTACGTGGTGCACGGCGATCGGGACGCCGTGAATCCCTCGCGGACGGGAACGAAGTGCGCGGCGCACCACGTGCTGCACGTCGCGGCGGGCGGCGAGGCGACCGTGCGCCTGCGGCTGCGCGGCGACGGCGACACGGACGCGGGCGACGTCGACGCGTTCGTCGACGCGACGTGCGACGCGCGGCGGGTGGAGGCCAACGCCTTCCATGCCGCGCGCGCGCCGGCGGCCGCCACCGACGAGGAGCGGCGCGTGCAGCGGCAGGCGTACGCCGGGCTGCTCTGGTCCAAGCAGTTCTTCCACCTCGCCGTCGGCGAGTGGCTGGAGGGCGATCCCGCGCACCCCGCGCCGGCGGCGGAGCGACGCCGCGTGCGCAACGGCGACTGGGGACACCTGTACAACCGCGACGTCCTCATGGTCCCCGACACCTGGGAGTATCCCTGGTACGCGGCGTGGGACCTCGCCTTCCACACCGTCGCGGTGGGCGGCGTGGACGTCGCGCTGGCGAAGGAGCAGCTGCTCCTCCTGCTGCGCGAGTGGTACATGCACCCCAACGGCCAGGTGCCCGCGTACGAGTTCGCGTTCGGAGACGTGAACCCGCCCGTGCACGCGTGGGCGTGCTGGCGCGTCTACAAGATGTCCGGACCGCGCGGCGCGCGTGACCGCGGCTTCCTGGAGCGCGCCTTCCACAAGCTGCTGATCAACTTCACCTGGTGGGTGAACCGGAAGGACGAGGAGGGCAACCACCTCTTCTCCGGCGGCTTCCTGGGGCTCGACAACATCGGGGTGTTCGACCGCTCGAAGCCGCTGCCGTTGATGGGCCGCCTGGAGCAGGCCGACGGCACCGCGTGGATGGCGTTCTACTGCTCGACGATGCTGGCGATCGCGCTCGAGCTGGCGCAGGAGAACCCGGCGTACGAGGACGTCGCGTCCAAGTGCTTCGAGCACTTCGTCGCCATCGCCGACGCGATGAACACGTTCGGGCAGGACGGCCTGTGGGACGAGCGCGACGGCTTCTACTACGACGAGATCCACGTCGGCTCGACCGAGATCCCGCTGCGCCTGCGGTCGATGGTGGGCGTGATCCCGCTGTTCGCGTGCGAGATCCTCGACGACGCGCTGATGGAGCGGCTGCCGCGCTTCGCGCGGCGCACCAACTGGTTCCTCGCCAACCGCCCTGCCCTCGCGCGCCACGTGTCGTCGATGGCGCCGGTGGGCGCGTCGGCGCATCCGCTGCGGCTGCTCGCGATCGCGCCGCGCGAGCGGCTGGTGCGCGTGCTGCGCTACCTGCTGGACGAGGACGAATTCCTGTCGCCGTACGGCGTGCGCTCGCTGTCGCGCTTCCATGCGGCGCACCCGTTCGTCCTGCAGGCGGGCGGGCAGGAGCACCGCGTCGAGTACGCGCCCGGCGAGTCGCCCACGGGGCTGTTCGGCGGCAACTCCAACTGGCGCGGGCCGGTGTGGATGCCGATGAACTACCTGCTCATCGAGGCGCTCGAGCGCTACCACCACTTCTTCGGCGACGACCTGACGGTCGAGTGCCCGACCGGCTCCGGGCGCTACCTCACGCTGCTGGAGGTCGCGCGCGAGCTGGGGCGCCGCCTCACGTCGCTCTTCCTCCCGGACGCGAGCGGCGTGCGCCCCGCCCTCGCGGCCGACCGGCGCTTCGCGCAGGATCCGCACTGGCGCGACCTCGTGCTCTTCCACGAGTACTTCCACGGCGACGACGGGCGCGGGCTGGGCGCGAGCCACCAGACCGGCTGGACGGCGCTCGTGGCGCGGCTGGTGGCCGACGTGGCCGCGGCGCGCGAGGGGGAGGAGATGCGGCACACGACGATGTGGCCCACCGCTCACCCGCCACGCGCCGCGGTCAGCCGGGCGGCCGACCGTTGA
- the sthA gene encoding Si-specific NAD(P)(+) transhydrogenase — METGTAEATADATYDYDLVVIGSGPAGQKGAIAAAKRGERVAIVDRHEMVGGVCLHTGTIPSKTVREAILHLSGFRQRLHYGRDYVVSERISARDLAHRVQAVVTREVEVVRNQLRRNGVTTLAGTARFVDPHTVEVTEADGTPERVRGARILIACGTRAARSPQIPLDGVRIFDADQLPALAELPRELIVVGAGVIGLEYASMFTALDIKVTIIDQRPTLLDFVDRELIEALGYHMRRRGATFRLGETVASVGVDAQGRVEAVLDSGKKVRGQALLYTVGRQSNADLLNLDAAGLTADARGRIAVDECYRTGVPHIAAAGDVIGFPSLASSSAEQGRLASAHLFGAPRRATPAELLPYGIYTVPEMSMVGRTEQELTAARIPYEVGIAKYEELAKGQIVGDDTGMLKLLFDPTSLRLLGVHVIGEGATELIHIGQAVLALGGTIEYFRDTVFNYPTLAEAYKVAAHAGLNRL, encoded by the coding sequence GTGGAGACGGGCACTGCGGAAGCGACGGCGGACGCGACGTACGACTACGACCTCGTCGTGATCGGCAGCGGGCCCGCCGGCCAGAAGGGGGCGATCGCGGCCGCCAAGCGGGGCGAGCGCGTCGCGATCGTCGACCGGCACGAGATGGTGGGCGGCGTCTGCCTGCACACGGGCACGATCCCCAGCAAGACGGTGCGCGAGGCGATCCTGCACCTGAGCGGCTTCCGCCAGCGCCTGCACTACGGCCGCGACTACGTCGTCAGCGAGCGCATCTCGGCCCGCGACCTCGCGCATCGCGTGCAGGCGGTGGTGACGCGCGAGGTGGAGGTCGTGCGCAACCAGCTCCGCCGCAACGGCGTGACCACGCTCGCCGGCACCGCGCGCTTCGTCGATCCGCACACCGTGGAGGTGACGGAGGCCGACGGCACCCCCGAGCGCGTCCGTGGCGCGCGCATCCTCATCGCCTGCGGCACGCGGGCCGCGCGCAGCCCGCAGATCCCGCTCGACGGCGTGCGCATCTTCGACGCCGACCAGCTGCCGGCGCTGGCCGAGCTGCCGCGCGAGCTGATCGTCGTCGGTGCGGGCGTGATCGGGCTGGAGTACGCGTCGATGTTCACCGCCCTCGACATCAAGGTGACGATCATCGACCAGCGGCCGACGCTGCTCGACTTCGTGGACCGCGAGCTGATCGAGGCGCTCGGCTACCACATGCGGCGGCGCGGCGCGACGTTCCGCCTGGGCGAGACGGTGGCGTCGGTCGGCGTCGACGCGCAGGGCCGCGTGGAGGCGGTGCTCGACAGCGGCAAGAAGGTGCGCGGGCAGGCGCTGCTCTACACGGTGGGCCGGCAGTCCAACGCCGACCTTCTGAACCTCGACGCGGCCGGCCTCACCGCCGACGCGCGCGGCCGCATCGCCGTCGACGAGTGCTACCGCACCGGCGTCCCGCACATCGCGGCGGCGGGCGACGTGATCGGCTTCCCGTCGCTCGCGTCGTCGTCGGCGGAGCAGGGCAGGCTGGCAAGCGCGCACCTGTTCGGCGCGCCGCGCCGCGCGACGCCGGCCGAGCTGCTGCCGTACGGCATCTACACGGTGCCCGAGATGTCGATGGTGGGGCGCACGGAGCAGGAGCTCACCGCCGCCCGCATCCCCTACGAGGTCGGCATCGCGAAGTACGAGGAGCTGGCGAAGGGCCAGATCGTCGGCGACGACACGGGGATGCTCAAGCTCCTCTTCGACCCGACGTCGCTGCGGCTGCTCGGCGTCCACGTGATCGGCGAGGGCGCGACGGAGCTGATCCACATCGGCCAGGCGGTGCTCGCCCTCGGCGGGACGATCGAGTACTTCCGCGACACGGTCTTCAACTACCCGACGCTGGCCGAGGCGTACAAGGTGGCGGCGCACGCGGGGCTGAACCGGCTCTGA
- a CDS encoding ABC transporter ATP-binding protein: protein MDLAIRHVSKRYPNGVQALDDVTLTIPVGMYGLLGPNGAGKSTLMRTLATLQEPDTGTITLGDIDVVRQKQELRQTLGYLPQEFGVYPKVSAEALLDHFAVLKGITEKGPRRDTVEALLRQVNLWDVRKKKLGGYSGGMRQRFGVAVALLGDPRLLIVDEPTAGLDPAERVRFLNLLSELGENSVVLLSTHIVEDVSELCTRMAIIDRGRILLEAEPQQAIDDLQGLVWRRVIAREELPALEREQRVISTKLLGGRTVAHVYAEGSPGDGFEAVEADLKDVYFATMAGHVRTAGAGAGVGAAG from the coding sequence ATGGACCTCGCCATCCGTCACGTATCCAAGCGCTACCCGAACGGCGTCCAGGCGCTCGACGACGTCACCCTGACGATCCCGGTCGGCATGTACGGGCTGCTCGGCCCCAACGGCGCCGGCAAGTCCACGCTGATGCGGACCCTGGCCACGCTCCAGGAGCCGGACACGGGGACGATCACGCTCGGCGACATCGACGTCGTGCGGCAGAAGCAGGAGCTGCGGCAGACGCTCGGCTACCTGCCGCAGGAGTTCGGGGTCTACCCGAAGGTGAGCGCGGAGGCGCTGCTGGACCACTTCGCCGTCCTGAAGGGGATCACCGAGAAGGGGCCGCGCCGCGACACGGTGGAGGCGCTGCTGCGGCAGGTGAACCTCTGGGACGTGCGGAAGAAGAAGCTCGGCGGCTACTCGGGCGGCATGCGCCAGCGCTTCGGCGTCGCGGTCGCGCTGCTCGGCGACCCGCGACTCCTCATCGTCGACGAGCCCACCGCGGGCCTCGACCCGGCGGAGCGGGTACGCTTCCTCAACCTGCTGAGCGAGCTGGGTGAGAACAGCGTGGTGCTCCTCTCGACGCACATCGTCGAGGACGTGAGCGAGCTGTGCACGCGCATGGCGATCATCGACCGCGGGCGCATCCTGCTGGAGGCCGAGCCGCAGCAGGCGATCGACGACCTGCAGGGGCTCGTGTGGCGCCGCGTGATCGCGCGCGAGGAGCTGCCGGCGCTGGAGCGCGAGCAGCGCGTGATCTCGACCAAGCTGCTGGGCGGCCGCACGGTGGCGCACGTGTACGCCGAGGGCTCGCCGGGCGACGGCTTCGAGGCCGTGGAGGCGGACCTCAAGGACGTGTACTTCGCGACGATGGCCGGCCACGTGCGCACGGCGGGCGCCGGCGCGGGAGTGGGCGCGGCCGGATGA